A stretch of Acidimicrobiales bacterium DNA encodes these proteins:
- the moaA gene encoding GTP 3',8-cyclase MoaA, protein MSAQLIDGFGRVHRDLRISVTDRCNFRCAYCMPEEGMQWQRREDLLSFEEIERVARIMVERYGVDGIRLTGGEPTVRARLPILVEKLAALGVDLAMTTNGVTLPLLASELKAAGLRRVNISLDSLRHDRFEELTRRDELDRVLEGIEAAKAAGFDPVKINVVVMKGINDDEVLDFARFGRENDVTVRFIEFMPLDADEIWNNDRVLTQDEILATLRTEFELEPVERTSAPASRWRYADGAGEIGVVASVSQSFCDTCDRVRITADGQFRNCLFATDETDVRALLRGGSTDDVVAAALERTVAAKWAGHQINQVHFIRPRRSMSEIGG, encoded by the coding sequence ATGAGCGCGCAGCTGATCGACGGCTTCGGGCGGGTCCACCGCGACCTCCGGATCTCCGTCACGGACCGGTGCAACTTCCGCTGCGCGTACTGCATGCCCGAGGAGGGCATGCAGTGGCAACGCCGCGAGGACCTCCTCAGCTTCGAGGAGATCGAGCGGGTGGCCCGCATCATGGTCGAGCGCTACGGCGTCGACGGGATCCGTCTCACCGGCGGCGAGCCCACGGTCCGGGCGCGGCTTCCGATCCTCGTCGAGAAGCTCGCCGCCCTGGGCGTCGATCTGGCGATGACCACCAACGGGGTCACGCTGCCCCTGCTCGCCTCGGAGCTGAAGGCCGCCGGCCTGCGACGGGTCAACATCTCGCTGGACTCCCTGCGCCACGACCGGTTCGAGGAGCTGACCCGCCGCGACGAACTCGACCGGGTGCTCGAAGGCATCGAGGCGGCGAAGGCTGCCGGCTTCGATCCCGTGAAGATCAACGTCGTCGTCATGAAGGGCATCAACGACGACGAGGTGCTCGACTTCGCCCGCTTCGGTCGCGAGAACGACGTCACCGTCCGGTTCATCGAGTTCATGCCCCTCGACGCGGACGAGATCTGGAACAACGACCGCGTCCTGACCCAGGACGAGATCCTGGCGACGCTGCGGACGGAGTTCGAGCTCGAGCCGGTCGAGCGCACGTCGGCCCCGGCCTCCCGCTGGCGTTACGCGGACGGCGCCGGTGAGATCGGCGTGGTCGCGAGCGTGAGCCAGTCGTTCTGCGACACCTGCGACCGCGTGCGCATCACGGCGGACGGCCAGTTCCGCAACTGCCTGTTCGCCACGGACGAGACCGATGTGCGGGCCCTGCTCCGTGGCGGTTCCACGGACGACGTGGTCGCGGCGGCGCTCGAGCGCACCGTTGCCGCCAAGTGGGCCGGCCACCAGATCAACCAGGTCCACTTCATCCGGCCACGGCGTTCGATGTCCGAGATCGGCGGCTAA
- the moaC gene encoding cyclic pyranopterin monophosphate synthase MoaC produces the protein MSDHGFTHLDPMGRARMVDVTPKEATHRRAIARGRVSMTPETASAVAQGAIKKGDVLAVARVAGIQAAKRASDLLPLCHPLLVGAVTVNFEINEESIDIEAAVETVDRTGVEMEALTACSVAALTVYDMCKSKDRGMVIGEIALWEKTGGRSGHYKRVADDADV, from the coding sequence ATGTCGGATCACGGATTCACGCATCTCGACCCGATGGGTCGCGCCCGGATGGTCGATGTGACGCCCAAGGAGGCCACCCATCGCCGGGCGATCGCCCGGGGGCGGGTGTCGATGACTCCGGAGACGGCGTCGGCGGTGGCCCAGGGCGCCATCAAGAAGGGCGACGTGTTGGCCGTGGCCCGCGTCGCCGGCATCCAGGCGGCCAAGCGGGCCTCGGATCTGCTGCCGCTGTGTCACCCGTTGCTCGTGGGCGCGGTCACCGTGAACTTCGAGATCAACGAGGAGAGCATCGACATCGAGGCGGCCGTGGAGACGGTCGATCGCACGGGCGTCGAGATGGAAGCGCTGACGGCGTGCAGTGTGGCGGCGCTCACCGTGTACGACATGTGCAAGTCGAAGGACCGCGGCATGGTGATCGGCGAGATCGCCCTGTGGGAGAAGACCGGCGGGCGAAGTGGTCACTACAAGCGGGTGGCGGACGACGCCGACGTCTGA
- a CDS encoding molybdopterin molybdotransferase MoeA yields MLPLDEARDHVLDRIHAAAPRPVLLADAAGLVLADAVVATETVPPFDNTAMDGFAVIAADTVDPPNRLRVTGTVAAGAAATDTLRPGDAMRIMTGAPMPPGADAVVMVERTTYDEAATTVDVEIEVPPGNHVRGAGEDVLPGDVLYEAGTVLTAGHLGVLASVGVPTVDVIPRPVVGVVSTGDELVDDGRPLEPGEIRDSNRRTLLTLLEESGFTAVDLGLARDDEAEIERVFRRGVEECDAVLSSGGVSMGAFDYVKVVLDRIGDMRWMQIAIKPAKPFAFGLVGDVPVFGLPGNPVSSMVSYELFARPALRKMAGCRRLERPRRIAVSDDALGRHDDGKTHFLRVDGGPDDFGRWRIRKLGGQGSHQLTAMARATALAVVPDGVDIREGDEVEIIPLGTLDA; encoded by the coding sequence ATGCTGCCGCTCGACGAGGCTCGCGACCATGTGCTCGATCGCATCCACGCGGCTGCGCCGCGTCCGGTGCTCCTGGCCGACGCGGCCGGGCTGGTGCTCGCGGACGCCGTCGTCGCCACGGAGACGGTTCCGCCCTTCGACAACACCGCGATGGACGGCTTCGCGGTGATCGCAGCCGACACCGTGGATCCCCCGAACCGGCTCCGGGTCACCGGCACCGTGGCCGCCGGCGCGGCCGCCACCGACACCCTGCGACCCGGTGACGCCATGCGCATCATGACCGGCGCCCCGATGCCTCCCGGCGCCGACGCCGTGGTGATGGTCGAGCGCACGACCTACGACGAGGCCGCGACGACGGTGGACGTCGAGATCGAGGTGCCGCCGGGGAACCATGTCCGCGGCGCCGGCGAGGACGTCCTCCCCGGCGACGTCCTGTACGAAGCCGGCACCGTTCTCACGGCCGGCCACCTCGGTGTGCTCGCCAGCGTCGGCGTCCCCACGGTCGATGTCATCCCCCGCCCGGTCGTGGGGGTGGTCTCCACCGGTGACGAGCTCGTCGACGACGGGCGTCCGCTCGAACCCGGTGAGATCCGGGACTCGAACCGGCGAACGCTGCTGACCCTCCTCGAGGAGTCCGGGTTCACCGCCGTCGACCTCGGACTGGCACGCGACGACGAGGCGGAGATCGAGCGGGTGTTCCGCCGCGGGGTCGAGGAGTGCGACGCCGTCCTGTCCTCCGGCGGGGTCTCCATGGGGGCATTCGACTATGTGAAGGTCGTGCTCGACCGGATCGGCGACATGCGTTGGATGCAGATCGCCATCAAGCCGGCCAAGCCGTTCGCCTTCGGCCTCGTGGGCGACGTGCCGGTCTTCGGGCTCCCGGGCAATCCGGTCAGTTCGATGGTGAGCTACGAGCTGTTCGCCCGGCCGGCGCTGCGCAAGATGGCGGGTTGTCGGCGGCTCGAGCGACCGCGGCGCATCGCCGTCAGCGACGACGCGCTCGGACGCCACGACGACGGCAAGACGCACTTTCTCCGGGTCGACGGCGGGCCGGACGATTTCGGGCGCTGGCGTATCCGCAAGCTGGGCGGGCAGGGGTCGCACCAGTTGACGGCGATGGCCCGGGCGACGGCGCTCGCCGTCGTGCCCGACGGCGTCGACATCCGCGAGGGCGATGAGGTCGAGATCATCCCGCTGGGTACTCTGGACGCATGA
- a CDS encoding ABC transporter substrate-binding protein gives MSTRTTRWLAILLAFTFLAAACGGESSDGDGDASVDGTGDDSGDDSGDDGTGTGDDGTGDDGTGDDGTGDDGTGDDGSSGEPNFYEDPRGGVFDEFQQTYDRSDDPFTQIDAVCLPHDAASDRVDTDAGITADEVRIGHIRSRLEEAVDIGFGIPVGDPEEMFDVLVDYVNTECGGVRGRTVNLGYAEAPLLGDQVDAERNQACLAMTEDFDAVIVMNSSGFQGTANLCLVEEQETAFISTQGQTEEWMERGEDRLISMSPTLEESVRFMALDLIANGALEGKTLGVAAPNTPGQAEAVEAGLVDTLNDAGFDIVFDVIDCGGGTVCAGGVPQSVTNMRNAGVDVFFNVLNILSAPGYVAEMVNQGYEVGDVQFYASDFNSQASELVSGQIANNVDAGNLYNGAQIIDFRATGSEREPGFEPNPFAAECNRVYAENSPSGASHAWDDEGDSAYNMVSSVCSILRIALRAIYNAGDNPTVADVQAALANLGPVDTGGQIPASITPGKTQTADAIQTLDWVFPCDQPQPFTRANGEPICITGQNDWRPAPR, from the coding sequence ATGTCCACGCGCACCACCCGGTGGCTCGCCATCCTGCTGGCCTTCACCTTCCTCGCCGCCGCGTGCGGCGGAGAGAGCAGCGACGGCGACGGCGACGCATCCGTCGACGGAACCGGCGACGACTCGGGCGATGACTCGGGCGACGACGGCACCGGCACCGGCGACGACGGCACCGGCGACGACGGCACGGGCGACGACGGCACCGGTGACGACGGCACGGGCGACGACGGGAGCTCCGGCGAACCGAACTTCTACGAAGACCCCCGCGGTGGGGTCTTCGACGAGTTCCAGCAGACCTACGACCGCAGCGACGACCCGTTCACCCAGATCGATGCGGTGTGCCTGCCCCACGATGCGGCGAGCGACCGGGTCGACACCGACGCGGGCATCACCGCCGACGAGGTGCGCATCGGCCACATCCGCAGCCGCCTCGAGGAGGCCGTCGACATCGGCTTCGGCATCCCGGTCGGCGATCCGGAGGAGATGTTCGACGTCCTCGTCGACTACGTCAACACCGAGTGCGGTGGCGTGCGCGGCCGCACCGTCAACCTCGGCTACGCCGAGGCCCCGCTCCTGGGCGACCAGGTCGACGCCGAGCGCAACCAGGCGTGTCTCGCGATGACGGAGGACTTCGATGCCGTGATCGTGATGAACAGCAGCGGCTTCCAGGGCACGGCCAACCTGTGCCTCGTCGAGGAGCAGGAAACGGCGTTCATCTCGACGCAGGGCCAGACCGAGGAGTGGATGGAACGCGGCGAGGACCGGCTGATCTCGATGAGCCCGACGCTCGAGGAGAGCGTGCGCTTCATGGCCCTGGACCTCATCGCCAACGGCGCGCTCGAGGGCAAGACGCTCGGGGTCGCTGCGCCCAACACGCCCGGTCAGGCCGAGGCGGTCGAGGCCGGTCTCGTCGACACCCTCAACGATGCGGGCTTCGACATCGTGTTCGACGTGATCGACTGCGGCGGCGGAACCGTCTGCGCCGGTGGCGTGCCCCAATCCGTCACCAACATGCGCAATGCCGGCGTCGATGTCTTCTTCAACGTGCTCAACATCCTGTCGGCCCCCGGCTATGTCGCGGAGATGGTCAACCAGGGCTACGAGGTCGGCGACGTGCAGTTCTACGCCAGCGACTTCAACAGCCAGGCGAGCGAGTTGGTCTCCGGCCAGATCGCCAACAACGTGGATGCGGGCAATCTCTACAACGGCGCGCAGATCATCGACTTCCGGGCCACGGGCAGCGAGCGGGAGCCGGGCTTCGAACCCAACCCGTTCGCCGCCGAGTGCAACCGGGTCTACGCCGAGAACAGCCCGTCCGGGGCGTCGCACGCGTGGGACGACGAGGGCGACTCCGCCTACAACATGGTGTCCAGCGTCTGCTCCATCCTCCGTATCGCGTTGCGGGCGATCTACAACGCCGGCGACAACCCGACGGTGGCGGACGTGCAGGCGGCGCTCGCCAACCTCGGACCGGTCGACACCGGCGGACAGATCCCCGCGAGCATCACGCCGGGCAAGACCCAGACGGCCGACGCGATCCAGACGCTCGACTGGGTGTTCCCGTGCGATCAGCCCCAGCCGTTCACCCGGGCCAACGGCGAACCGATCTGCATCACCGGTCAGAACGACTGGCGCCCTGCGCCCCGCTAG
- a CDS encoding ATP-binding protein, with product MTADGTDATSADVGAAALAAAVLEEEAKRQEAQAARDAAVVLPDDLLPGVGEDPMSLREAMKVGGATTVVMMFLLNFIDDLPRAFRVVGPDIQKTFNISDTVLAGVMGFGGVALVLGAVPMAALADRVKRVRLIPLFSFAWAATLAVSALVANVFQLFWTNAATSFSQAYRIPVSNSLLTDTYPIPARAKVFAFEGMGRPLGQLLGPLTIGGVATLAGGTEGWRWAFLVVAIPPVLVGLASLRMKEPPRGQHEKASVLTEDALEVDELEPSMSTALARLRKIRTFYFFATGVGVLGFALIAVPGQFNLLLDDKYGYDALDRGIIEALLWIPSLIAIPIAGRRFDEKFREDPESLVKLTGTLIATAGLIYMVALPLKAIGPLVIGIGLAQACISASFVAAPTIIAAVAPYRIRAQAFALLPVFIFLMGGFIGGLVAGQISDAYNNRTAMLVVAPWTALLAGWLIRRGAFHIRRDISLAVEELMEEQAEARKIASGEDVPALQVRNLDFSYGPVQVLFDVEIEVAKGEVVALLGTNGAGKSTLLRAISGLGIPDRGVVRLNGRTITYAEAETRFRVGIVQLRGGSGIFPALTIGENLRASMLGSDIDAADADRRIADVVETFPALAGRLGERAGDLSGGQQQMLALAMALVHEPEVLLIDELSLGLAPVVVQELLSIVERLRAQGQTMVIVEQSLNVALAFADRAIFMEKGVVRFEGPARELAERDDLARAVFLGGEGG from the coding sequence ATGACCGCAGACGGAACCGACGCGACATCGGCCGACGTCGGTGCCGCCGCGCTCGCCGCCGCGGTCCTCGAGGAGGAAGCGAAGCGTCAGGAGGCGCAGGCCGCCCGCGACGCCGCCGTCGTGCTTCCCGATGACCTCCTTCCCGGCGTCGGTGAGGATCCGATGTCACTGCGGGAGGCGATGAAGGTCGGCGGCGCGACGACGGTCGTCATGATGTTCCTGCTCAATTTCATCGACGACCTCCCCCGGGCGTTCCGGGTCGTCGGACCGGACATCCAGAAGACGTTCAACATCTCCGACACCGTGCTCGCCGGGGTGATGGGGTTCGGTGGTGTCGCCCTCGTGCTCGGTGCCGTGCCGATGGCCGCGCTGGCGGATCGGGTGAAGCGAGTCCGGCTCATTCCGCTGTTCTCGTTTGCGTGGGCGGCCACGCTGGCCGTGTCGGCCCTGGTGGCGAACGTGTTCCAGCTGTTCTGGACCAACGCGGCGACGTCGTTCTCCCAGGCCTACCGGATCCCGGTGTCGAACTCGCTGCTCACCGACACCTACCCCATTCCCGCCCGGGCCAAGGTCTTCGCGTTCGAGGGAATGGGCCGGCCGCTCGGTCAGTTGCTCGGCCCCCTGACCATCGGTGGTGTCGCGACACTCGCCGGGGGCACGGAGGGCTGGCGGTGGGCGTTCCTCGTCGTGGCGATACCTCCGGTGCTCGTCGGGCTGGCCTCGCTGCGCATGAAGGAGCCGCCCCGCGGCCAGCACGAGAAGGCGTCGGTGCTGACCGAGGACGCGCTCGAGGTGGACGAACTGGAGCCGTCGATGAGCACGGCCCTCGCCCGGCTCCGCAAGATCCGCACCTTCTACTTCTTCGCCACCGGCGTCGGTGTGCTCGGCTTCGCGCTGATCGCGGTGCCCGGCCAGTTCAACCTCCTGCTCGACGACAAGTACGGCTACGACGCGCTCGACCGGGGCATCATCGAGGCGCTGCTCTGGATTCCCTCGCTCATCGCCATCCCGATCGCGGGGCGGCGCTTCGACGAGAAGTTCCGCGAGGATCCCGAGTCGCTGGTGAAGCTCACCGGCACGTTGATCGCCACCGCCGGCCTGATCTACATGGTCGCGTTGCCGTTGAAGGCGATCGGGCCGCTCGTCATCGGCATCGGTCTCGCCCAGGCCTGCATCTCCGCGTCGTTCGTCGCCGCGCCCACGATCATCGCGGCGGTCGCCCCGTACCGGATCCGGGCCCAGGCGTTCGCGCTCCTTCCCGTCTTCATCTTCCTCATGGGCGGCTTCATCGGCGGGCTCGTCGCCGGGCAGATCTCCGACGCCTACAACAATCGCACCGCCATGCTCGTCGTGGCCCCGTGGACCGCCCTGCTCGCCGGCTGGCTGATCCGGCGCGGCGCCTTCCACATCCGTCGTGACATCTCCCTGGCCGTCGAAGAGTTGATGGAGGAGCAGGCCGAGGCCCGCAAGATCGCCTCCGGCGAGGACGTGCCCGCCCTCCAGGTGCGCAACCTCGACTTCAGCTACGGACCGGTGCAGGTGCTCTTCGACGTCGAGATCGAGGTCGCCAAGGGCGAAGTGGTCGCACTCCTCGGCACCAACGGCGCGGGCAAGTCCACCCTTCTCCGCGCCATCTCCGGGCTCGGCATTCCCGATCGCGGTGTCGTGCGCCTCAACGGCCGCACGATCACCTACGCCGAGGCGGAGACCCGCTTCCGGGTCGGGATCGTGCAGCTGCGCGGCGGCTCGGGGATCTTCCCGGCGCTGACGATCGGGGAGAACCTCCGGGCGTCGATGCTCGGGTCCGACATCGATGCGGCCGACGCCGATCGTCGCATCGCGGACGTGGTCGAGACGTTCCCGGCCCTCGCCGGGCGGCTCGGCGAGCGGGCCGGCGACCTCTCCGGCGGACAACAACAGATGCTCGCCCTCGCGATGGCGCTGGTGCACGAACCCGAGGTCCTGCTCATCGACGAGCTGAGCCTCGGCCTCGCGCCGGTGGTGGTGCAGGAGCTGCTCTCCATCGTCGAACGACTGCGGGCCCAGGGGCAGACCATGGTGATCGTCGAACAGTCGCTCAACGTTGCGCTCGCCTTCGCCGATCGCGCCATCTTCATGGAGAAGGGTGTCGTGCGGTTCGAGGGTCCGGCCCGCGAACTCGCCGAACGCGACGACCTCGCTCGGGCCGTGTTCCTCGGAGGTGAGGGCGGGTGA
- a CDS encoding branched-chain amino acid ABC transporter permease/ATP-binding protein, with translation MIELFGIELSQQSVVIGLITGLTYAALAAGFVLVYRSTGVLNFAHGEMGVFGLAIFVMMIINYGVSWWLAFFIAVAGTALIGMVVELIVVRRLFTSPRLVILIATIGVGQIFTLARVSWIPDITTGGSIPTAFTMEWNPTDHIRLQAREITVLIVVPALIALLGLFMTRTRFGLAVRASADNPDTARVYGTSPRRVSTIVWTIAGAFSATTAILTAPLQGLQAAQVDDTGNLLVEELLLKVLVVSLLARMRSLPGVLWAGLAVGLVENIVRFNVDSTNQKIVNVWFFVTVLVVVLWFIKEGKQDGWSLSPPSRPIPERLRTVWWVRNLNGIGFVFLFGGLASIPIFVTTSAGILIWTEMLLFAMVALSLTILTGWGGQLSLGQFAFVGLGALSTLAFTKGHDIPIPFDLFDASVELPWGLAVIAAVTLGVVAAVLVGLPALRVRGLFLAVTTLAFAVAAGSWLLTQDFFTGGTSAPRPARPPSFLGMDFSASRRSLYLLCLVALMLTAWIAGRIRSSGLGRTLIAVRDNEEMAAASTVSPARAKLTAFAVAGGISALAGSLFVIVQPSLAPAQQFAPAASVRVVVMAIIGGLGSIAGPILGSMWIIGIPELTPDRLRALQQLLTSNIGLLILLMYFPGGLLQIVHNARGGVLALAERRYASRDDDAGPPAVHRAVPTAGRERGPQPDGPALVASGITVRFGGNIAVDNVSFHVEHGELVGLIGTNGAGKSTLLNAMSGFVPAEGRVEVLGLDVSSKSAPARHRVGLGRGFQAARLYPELTVRESLMVALEARQKSLIVPSMTGLPPSPGHERTKLAEADEIIDYLGLGRYADQVIGALSTGTRRIVELGSLLAVDARVLLLDEPTGGVAQRETEAFGPLIKKIQAELEASVVVIEHDMPLVMSISDRVYCLESGSVIAEGTPDVVRNDPLVIASYLGTDERAIQRSGTVGEASTAE, from the coding sequence GTGATCGAGCTCTTCGGCATCGAGCTGTCGCAACAGAGCGTCGTCATCGGGCTCATCACCGGTCTGACCTACGCCGCGCTGGCGGCGGGGTTCGTCCTGGTCTACCGATCCACGGGCGTGCTCAACTTCGCCCACGGCGAGATGGGCGTGTTCGGGCTCGCCATCTTCGTGATGATGATCATCAACTACGGCGTGTCGTGGTGGCTCGCGTTCTTCATCGCGGTGGCCGGGACGGCGTTGATCGGCATGGTCGTCGAGCTGATCGTGGTCAGACGGTTGTTCACGTCGCCCCGACTCGTGATCCTGATCGCGACGATCGGTGTCGGGCAGATCTTCACCCTCGCCCGCGTGTCGTGGATTCCCGACATCACCACGGGTGGTTCGATCCCGACCGCGTTCACGATGGAGTGGAACCCGACGGATCACATTCGTCTCCAGGCCCGCGAGATCACCGTCCTGATCGTCGTGCCGGCCCTGATCGCGTTGCTCGGCCTGTTCATGACCCGCACGCGCTTCGGCCTCGCGGTACGGGCGTCGGCCGACAATCCCGACACCGCCCGGGTCTACGGCACCTCGCCGCGGCGGGTCTCGACGATCGTCTGGACCATCGCCGGGGCGTTCAGCGCGACGACCGCCATCCTCACCGCGCCGCTGCAGGGCCTCCAGGCCGCCCAGGTCGACGACACCGGCAACCTCCTCGTGGAGGAACTGCTCCTCAAGGTGCTCGTCGTGTCGTTGCTCGCCCGCATGCGGTCGCTCCCCGGTGTGCTGTGGGCCGGGCTCGCCGTCGGGCTGGTCGAGAACATCGTCCGCTTCAACGTGGACAGTACGAACCAGAAGATCGTCAACGTCTGGTTCTTCGTGACGGTGCTGGTCGTCGTGCTCTGGTTCATCAAGGAGGGCAAGCAGGACGGCTGGTCGCTGTCGCCTCCGTCTCGGCCCATCCCGGAGCGGCTCCGCACCGTGTGGTGGGTCCGCAACCTCAACGGGATCGGGTTCGTCTTCCTCTTCGGCGGCCTCGCGAGCATCCCGATCTTCGTCACCACCTCCGCGGGGATCCTCATCTGGACCGAGATGCTCCTCTTCGCGATGGTCGCGCTGTCGCTGACGATCCTCACGGGATGGGGCGGCCAGCTGTCGCTCGGCCAGTTCGCGTTCGTCGGACTCGGCGCGCTGTCGACCCTGGCCTTCACGAAAGGCCACGACATCCCGATCCCGTTCGACCTGTTCGATGCGAGCGTCGAGCTGCCGTGGGGTCTCGCGGTCATCGCCGCGGTGACGCTCGGCGTGGTGGCGGCCGTCCTCGTGGGCCTTCCCGCGTTGCGGGTGCGGGGGCTCTTCCTCGCGGTCACGACGCTCGCGTTCGCGGTCGCGGCCGGCTCCTGGCTGCTCACCCAGGACTTCTTCACCGGCGGCACCTCGGCTCCGCGGCCGGCCCGACCGCCGTCGTTCCTGGGCATGGACTTCTCGGCCTCGCGCCGCAGCCTGTACCTGCTGTGTCTCGTGGCGCTGATGCTCACGGCGTGGATCGCGGGGCGGATCCGCTCGTCCGGGCTCGGCCGCACGCTGATCGCGGTGCGTGACAACGAGGAGATGGCGGCCGCCTCGACGGTGTCGCCCGCCCGCGCCAAGCTCACCGCCTTCGCCGTGGCCGGCGGGATCTCGGCGCTGGCGGGTTCTCTGTTCGTCATCGTCCAACCGTCGCTGGCGCCGGCCCAGCAATTCGCCCCCGCGGCCTCGGTCCGCGTCGTCGTCATGGCGATCATCGGCGGGCTCGGCTCGATCGCCGGTCCGATCCTCGGGTCGATGTGGATCATCGGCATCCCGGAGCTCACCCCGGATCGGCTCCGCGCCCTGCAACAGCTGCTGACGTCAAACATCGGGCTGCTCATTCTGTTGATGTACTTCCCCGGCGGCCTGCTCCAGATCGTCCACAACGCCCGCGGCGGTGTCCTCGCCCTCGCCGAGCGGCGCTACGCATCCCGTGACGACGACGCCGGCCCGCCGGCGGTGCACCGGGCGGTGCCGACCGCGGGTCGCGAGCGCGGACCGCAGCCTGACGGCCCGGCGCTGGTCGCGAGCGGGATCACCGTTCGCTTCGGCGGCAACATCGCCGTCGACAACGTGTCGTTCCACGTCGAGCACGGCGAGCTGGTCGGGCTCATCGGCACCAACGGCGCCGGCAAGTCGACACTCCTCAACGCGATGAGCGGGTTCGTCCCCGCCGAGGGGCGCGTCGAGGTGCTCGGTCTCGACGTCTCGTCCAAGAGTGCTCCGGCGCGCCACCGGGTCGGGCTCGGGCGCGGCTTCCAGGCCGCGCGGCTCTATCCGGAGCTGACGGTGCGGGAATCGTTGATGGTCGCGCTCGAGGCCCGCCAGAAGTCGTTGATCGTCCCGTCGATGACGGGGCTCCCGCCGTCGCCCGGGCACGAACGGACCAAGCTGGCCGAGGCCGACGAGATCATCGACTATCTCGGCCTCGGGCGCTACGCCGATCAGGTGATCGGCGCCCTGTCCACGGGCACCCGCCGGATCGTCGAGCTCGGCAGTCTGCTCGCCGTCGATGCCCGCGTCCTGCTGCTCGACGAGCCGACCGGCGGTGTCGCCCAGCGGGAAACCGAGGCATTCGGGCCGCTCATCAAGAAGATCCAGGCCGAGCTCGAGGCGTCCGTGGTCGTCATCGAGCACGACATGCCCCTCGTGATGAGCATCTCTGATCGCGTCTACTGCCTCGAGTCCGGATCGGTGATCGCGGAGGGAACGCCCGACGTGGTGCGCAACGACCCGCTGGTCATCGCCAGCTATCTGGGCACCGACGAGCGGGCCATCCAGCGGTCCGGCACCGTCGGCGAGGCGAGCACCGCGGAATAG
- a CDS encoding AAA family ATPase, producing MSTGSENDQGLRPPKSPEELGVPYALVADLVLRRCLLEGKTNVTGLSNALALSAGLVDKIVQELREKKEIEVLGMVGRDYTLALTGLGQQHANDRLAQSRYAGACPVSLDHYREVVARQRLAVYVNREMLKTAFSDLVIADELLDDLGPALNANGAMFLYGPPGTGKTSIAERIVRISPDQVLVPKAIEVDGQIISVFDSTVHIAADRQPEDLDPRWVLCHRPRVVVGGELTGSMLDLTYDHTSGVYLAPLQMKANNGVMIIDDFGRQVLTPDQLLNRWIVPLDRRIDFLSLNYGVSFEVPFDVKVVLSTNLDPTDLGDEAFFRRIQSKIFIGPIGEDAFDWILARVAHGMGVACDGESAAYLRMLCVQEGGDLRPYLPADVCKLVKALALYEGVAPALDRHSIDRVLSLYYTRGIGAPPGGHGKASVESPDATNTLLAQMADSPPSVSTF from the coding sequence GTGTCGACCGGTAGCGAGAACGACCAGGGGCTGCGCCCGCCGAAGTCGCCAGAGGAACTCGGGGTCCCGTACGCCCTCGTGGCCGACCTCGTGCTGCGGCGCTGCCTACTCGAAGGCAAGACGAACGTCACCGGGCTCTCCAACGCCCTCGCGCTGAGTGCCGGCCTCGTCGACAAGATCGTGCAGGAGCTGCGCGAGAAGAAGGAGATCGAGGTCCTCGGCATGGTCGGGCGCGACTACACGCTCGCCCTCACCGGCCTCGGTCAGCAGCACGCCAACGACCGCCTGGCCCAGTCCCGCTACGCCGGTGCCTGCCCGGTCTCGCTCGACCACTATCGCGAGGTGGTCGCCCGCCAGCGGCTCGCCGTCTACGTCAACCGCGAGATGCTCAAGACGGCCTTCTCGGACCTCGTCATCGCGGACGAACTCCTCGACGACCTCGGCCCGGCCCTCAACGCCAACGGTGCGATGTTCCTCTACGGCCCGCCCGGCACCGGCAAGACGTCGATCGCCGAGCGGATCGTGCGCATCAGCCCCGACCAGGTGCTCGTGCCCAAGGCCATCGAGGTCGACGGTCAGATCATCAGCGTGTTCGACTCGACGGTGCACATCGCGGCCGACCGCCAGCCGGAGGATCTCGATCCCCGGTGGGTGCTCTGCCATCGGCCCCGGGTCGTCGTTGGCGGCGAGCTGACCGGTTCGATGCTCGACCTCACCTACGACCACACCAGCGGCGTCTATCTGGCCCCGCTGCAGATGAAGGCCAACAACGGCGTGATGATCATCGACGACTTCGGTCGCCAGGTGCTCACCCCCGATCAACTCCTCAACCGCTGGATCGTGCCGCTCGATCGCCGCATCGACTTCCTGTCGCTCAACTACGGCGTGAGCTTCGAGGTGCCGTTCGACGTCAAGGTCGTGCTCTCCACGAACCTCGATCCGACCGACCTCGGCGACGAGGCGTTCTTCCGGCGGATCCAGTCGAAGATCTTCATCGGTCCCATCGGCGAGGACGCGTTCGACTGGATCCTCGCCCGTGTCGCCCACGGCATGGGCGTGGCGTGTGACGGTGAGTCCGCCGCCTACCTACGGATGCTGTGTGTGCAGGAGGGCGGCGACCTGCGCCCGTACCTGCCCGCCGACGTCTGCAAGCTCGTCAAGGCCCTGGCCCTCTACGAAGGCGTGGCCCCGGCCCTCGACCGCCACTCGATCGACCGCGTGTTGAGCCTCTACTACACCCGCGGCATCGGGGCCCCTCCCGGGGGCCACGGCAAGGCGTCCGTGGAGTCCCCCGACGCCACGAACACCCTGCTGGCCCAGATGGCCGATTCGCCACCATCGGTCAGCACGTTCTGA